The DNA sequence TTACCTTACCTATATATCTgctatctcctcggttggcttCTTCCCATCTAGCGGACATCGGtctggacccaggaggggttacctgcagaagggacttcgaagcttaagtcagctaaagctctcaaaaagtcaaatcaggtgattaaggGAGTAATTAATGCGTatctttaattcgtggggtccatgcgtatttatagattattaattatatttgcgTATTCCATGGGCTGGGCCATGGGTGGGCCTAGGTCTTGGCCCAGACCCTTAGTATTGACTGTTGTGGGCTTTGATTTCGTTAAGTCTTTTGGAATGGTCTGATCCGGTCACTTCCCTAGTTGGATTATGTCGTCCTTGTTCGTGTACTGTCCTAAGTTGGCCGTTCCTTTAGCGACCTTTGTTATGGGTTTAGGCCAGTTAGGTCTATGTCGACCTGAGCCGTGTACCTTAGTTGTTTCCGGCATATATGTGGTGATTGTTTGTTGTTACTTATCTGGTTAAGTTGGCCAGGTACGGTatcccccagcctttgccgaTATAATATGTtggtgaaggatgatatgtgctAATGTGCTAGTCGtgaccggctaggtgtgatacaccagtcccccagcctttaaatgtgatgaacagtgttaaggctaaaagaTATGAAGGAGTTTCGGGTAGGTGAAGGGGTTTATGGCAGGTGAAGGGGTTTGTGGCAAGTGAAGGGGTGTCAGAAGTCTGATTTAGAGAGGTTTGGCGCCGTTTCATTTTGATACTTTATGATGATTGAAATAAGTTGTGCTTTTTGGCGGGAAAGAGTTATGGCGTTTGAGATTCGTATCTATAAATGAAGATAATGTTGGCACTGCATCCACTTTGTGTCATTTGCAAAAAATTTGTTCGTGTGCGTTTTAGAACTGTCCGATATCTTCCTTTCCTCCTCCGTCATCTTTAAAACaatcaggtatgtctagtagtagtgataggGTTTCGTTGTCAGGTTCGGGTAGTGAGCGGTCAGGTTCGTATCTCCACACCGCTTACTACCCGAACCTGACAACGAAACCCTATCACTACTACTAGGCATACCTGATTCTTTTAAAGATGACGGAGGAGGAAAGGAAGATATCAGACAGTTCTAAAATGCACACGAACAGATTTTTTGCAAATGAGACAAAGTGGATGTACTGCCAACATTATCTTCATTTATAGATACGAATCTCAAACGTCATAACTCTTTCCCGCCAAAAAGCACAACTTATTTCAATCATCATAAAGTATCAAAATGAACGGCGTCAAACCTCTCTAAATCATACTTCTGCCACAAACCCCTTCACCTGCCACAAATCCCTTCACCTGCCACAAACCCCTTCACCTGCCATAAACCCCTTCACCTACCCGAAACTCCTTCATAtcttttagccttaacactgttcatcacattTAAAGGCTGGGGGATTGCTGTATTACACCTAGCCGGTCACGACTAGCACATTagcacatatcatccttcaccaACATATTATATCGGCAAAGgctaggggactggtgtaccgtacctggCCAACTTAACCAGATAAGTAACAACAAACAATCACCACATATATGCCGGAAACAACTAAGGTACACGGCTCAGGCCGACATAGACCTAACCGGCCTAAACCCATAACAAAGGTCGCTAAAGGAAcggccaacctaggacagtACACGAACAAGGACGACATAATCCAACTAGGGAAGTGACTGGATCAGACCATTCCAAAAGACTTAACGAAATCAAAGCCCACAACAGTCAATACTAAGGGTCTGGGCCAAGGCCCACCCATGGCCCAGCCCATGGAATaggcaaacataattaataatctataaatacgcatggaccccacgaattaaaggtacgtaTTCATTACTCccttaatcacctgatttgacttgtTGAGAGCTTAAGCTttggagtcccttctgcaggtaacccctcctgggtccagaCCGATGTCCGCTAGATGGGAAGaagccaaccgaggagatagcggatATATAGGTAAGGTAACACTTGTGCCTAATAGAtgttatttgttctctgcaggaacacataattatattgtttttgatTTATCTTATGTGTTTATCTAACACTAGCACTCTGATAGATACCTCAATACTGGAAAGTTTCCCACCTGATTCCGATCAGCAACAGGCTCTCATCACAGCTATCCAAAATTTTGATGGGTACAACTGGGGGTAGGGTCCTAATACCACATTGATTGACAATTGAAACATTTTGCATGTTAAGTTtgcttatttatataatatgcaTTTTGTTTGGTAATGTGCTCATTTATAGTTTGTCTTCTAAAGGTATAACCCTGTTCTTTGGGGGGTTCCTAAAGGCAGTTATGCAAGTAATCCAAATGGTCCATACCGTACAATTGAGTTCCGAAAGATGGTTAAGGTTTGAATTCATTGTTTTCTCACCGAATGTTACATTCATATATCCAACTTTCTATTCagttttttgttatgattttctatttaatttgttaatatagATCAGTAATACTATTGTCTATAgtcatttaaatatattttttttgttgtctctTGGAATTTCTATGCTTTGCAGGCTCTTAACCATATTGGCCTCCGGGTTGTATTGGATGTTGTCTACAATCATTTGCAAGGAAGTGGGCCTTCTGATGAACATTCTGTCCTTGATAAGGTCATGAATTATAATGAAGTTTTCTTTGATGACCTGTAATTGTTGAGATATGGATAGCTATTTGAGtattttttcactatttttggTAAGCCAATCTACTTTTGTGGTGTGACACAAGGTATCTTATAGATTGTTCCAGGTTACTATTTGAGAAGGAATAGGGATGGATTCATTGAGAATAGTACTTGTATAAATAACACTGCTAGTGAGCACTTTATGGTTGAGCGTTTGATTCTTGACGATCTTGTACACTGGGCACTCAATTACAAGGTGATTGTTTATATCATTCACTGTTGTTCACTTACTACCCCAtagatttttattcttttgaaacTTTTTCTGTTTATTGGATATACACTTTGAGTTCCAAGTAGTACTTCACTGTTCTGAAATATTGATTTTTGTGTAGAAACTACAGTTTTTTTATAGTAGGAAAATTTTGTTCTCATGGCTGCTTTAAGAGGGAGTTGGCAGTATGATTTGTTGACTTTAAGCAGCCGCCATTATTTGTAGTTTTATGGTTCGATTTATAGGTTACCCTGAACCTAAGGATTTTTCATCTCCTCCTCTTCCATACTTGTAGTTTTCTAACAAAAGGAAGAATGTTTGCTGAGTAGATTGCTTATAGTAGACCGTAAGATGCTTTTCCTTTTTTCAGATTGATGGGTTCAGATTTGACCTCATGGGCCATATAATGAAGAGAACGATGGTATGTATTGTAACAATTTGATATCTTACAATTTGACTGAATAGGAAAACATGTTATCAAATGAGTGCAAgttatatttagaataaataagCTAATGAATCTCTTTGTAATGTGGTTTCACTTTGTTGAtcatggaaaaccataaaattgCAAGGTACGTGTTGTAATTTAGATATAATTTCAGAAAATATGTTGCATAAGAGTTGAATACTAAATATAGGGATGAcaaacagaataaaaaataatgtctaGCTATCATGATTTTGGATTATGTGTATCTGAATAAAAAGCTAATAAAAGATGAATCTGACGTCATATCACACATAAACAATTGAAGTATTGTTTTCATGATATGATACAGGTGAAAGCAAAAACTGCTCTCCATagtttaacaaaagaaaaggatGGAGTAGATGGTTCAAGTATCTACATGTACTTGTTCCCCAATGTTGGGTTTTATGAATTACATTTGTTCACGAATTTCTTTGTTATGTTCATTCCTCGGCTTTCATCATTTGTATGTTCACATGTATTTTAACaacctttttttaaaattgtcttctttttaattgaaaaagatATGGCGAGGGATGGGACTTTGGTGAAGTTGCCAAAAATGGACGTGGGATTAACGCTTCTCAATTCAATCTCCCAGGAACACAAATTGGGAGGTAAGACTTGTCTATTCTTGGTGTTGCTTAGTAATCTTTCCAATTTTTTGTACAATGCTCGAAATACAACCTCTTAATTGCATTGCTTTTTCGAGCGTAAAGCAAGTTAATCTAAAATGcaattattcatttaaattcaCATGATTAGTTGGCTTAAAATGCAATATACAGCTTTAATGATCGAATTCGCGATGCCATACTTGGTGGATCTCCATTTGGCAACCCTCTTCAACAGGGTTTTGTGACGGGACTACTCTTGCAGGTATTGTAATTCCTTCTTAAATCACTTCTTTCTTATTGAAAATGCATACCTTTGACCTTCAACCCTTAGATTTATAGGGTAATATCtgtctttctttatttttgtttcttttctaatttttcggCGGCGTTGAGTAGGCTCATTGGGTAAAATTTAGGAGCAGTAATGTATTATTACAATATGGATACAAAATAACTTATCTTGCATTGTTTTTTGGTAGAATTAGGGACTTCCTTGATGACAGTTAATCATAGAAAATAACTGCCGTCAGTTATGTCTTAGGTTATTTGACGGTAGGGTGTGTAAGTGTAATTAGGGAGCAGGTGTTGTGCTTGTAGTTTGTGGACAGAGAGTACTCTCTATAGGAGATATTTCATGGGATAGAAGCACATTGCTGTGTTGCATGTGATTTCTGTGTTTACCATTATATTTGATCGGTCTACCTATTGGTGTTATATCATATTCCTATGAGTGTTGGAATTCATCCTGTATATGCAGCCTAATGGCCATGACCATGGAACAGAAGAAAATGCGAAATCCATGCTTGCTGCATCAATGGATCACATCCAGGTCTGCATCAGTGTCTTTATGGACTTTTGTCTTTATCTggatttcttatttttaagttCAAAATGTTGGGACATACTATGTCgatttaattatgataaatctaattaaattttacaaaacttaTAATATATAGTCAACATTAGTTGTGTTGGAGTCGGtgttttatataatgttatgaatATAGGTGAggtttctttctcatttttgtaacttcAAAAGAATTAGAActtatctattattttacttGCCAGTAAATTCAACTGGAAGATATTTCTTATCGTATGAACAAGTTGCATGGTCTCTTGGTGGAAACAAGACTCTTGagcttatataatttataatttactcACTTTCTCTTTGTTAATGCAATACCGAAAATAGACACCCAGATAAGGCATTGTTGTTTAAAAGAGTGCCAATGTTCTATGCTTCTATTATATTCTGTTTTCATATTGAGatcatttgaatattattatgtatttacaCACGCGTATATAGCTTATAAGTCTTTGATGTTCTTTTTGTGGTTTGCAGATTGGAATGGCTGCCAACTTGCGGGATTTTGTGCTAACCAATAGTAAAGGGGAAGAGGTATTCAGATTGATCAATTTTCTGTCTACTGAAGTTAAAATTGTACTTTTTGAATGTTGTTTGTGCAAATATCACTGTGGctctgttttcttttatttggaaTTGGATATTGCACAAGGAATTGTgagaaaatattgaaattttcatttaattatttcctTGTTCTTTGGATGTATGATCtatgttttctattttagaaaaataatgtcAAGATTGGAAAATTAGATGTataaatcatttaatattttttattctgagGTGAAAGAGTGATTTTTGTGAAATTAGTTTGATAGTTGTTAGATTTGTGGTTGGGGTGGTATTTGTAGTGATAGACAAGGCAAAGTGGCAGTAGTTGGTTGCCTAATGGTAATATCAGTGATGATGGAGGAAAGTATTGGTGGTTAGTGGGAAAGGTATCAGCTGGGTTAGCAACCAGAGGCCAGTTCTTGTAGTATCAGACTGAGGTGTTTGGAGTTGTTGGTCCCTTACATTGCATGTGGGTTGAAGAGTGCCACTAATTCTTGTTTCATGGGTTCTATTTGATACTAGCAAGGACTGATATAATTTTGatgtaaaaaaagtaatatagcACAAAATGAAGCGTAGTTAAATATGTCTCTAGACATATCAAATGTGAAGACTCTTTTTGTTATATATGAGTGTTCAATGTTTCTCTGAATACTGAACATGTTAgtataattaaaagatattttaactgTTATGAGATAATTCTTTGCACAAGAAATATTGTCTAATAGCTTCATTTTGATGGTGTCAGGTAAAAGGGTCAGAAATATTAACATATGATGGGACACCTGTTGCATATGCCTCATGCCCCATAGAGACGGTAAGATTATTCTCTTGTATATCCCTCAACTGTTCTTCTATTAAATCTGAAACATGCCATGTATTTTGAGAAAAGTCGTGAAACTAAATTTAGTATTGAACATCACTATCAACCATGTGAAGGGAATGACAGACTTTTTCTTCTTAGATTATTTAATTGACATCTGTTTTGCAGATCAATTATGTTTCTGCTCATGACAATGAAACCCTATTTGACATTGTGAGCTTAAAGGTATCATAAATATTCTCAAAATTCTCTGTTGctcttgcatttttttttcatggtcTCTGATACAAATCTGTTCCTTACTTTCAGACCCCAATGGACATCACTGTAACTGAGAGATGTAGGATAAACCATTTGGCAACCAGTATTATAGCATTATCACAggttaaagaaattaaatggtTTTATTCACTAATAAAAATTCGAGATTTATTTATCTCTGTTGTTTTCTGTTGATGCATTTTACATTCTTATCTTGGTGTATTTATTAGGTGCACCAAAAAGGATAGGGTAGAGTTGAACATATATAAAGTCACCAAGGTTAGAGGAGAGATTTAGATTGGTGCTAACTTTGTATGACAAGAAGAGGTCACATAAATTAACTACATCAATCATTTTCACCACATGAGTTCATGTTGTCTCTGTAAACAAGTGCCTCTGTGATGTCATGGCAATTTTAACAAGAAACTGTCACGACATTTTGGTGATGTTTTTTGCCCTCCGTAACTGAAACTGAAATTTTATCTCCACAGAAGAAGACTTGTACACCTTGGTGTATTTATGCGTAATCTTTTTAAGAAATGTGAACTCAAACTTTCTTACATGTAGCAATATTTATACTTTTGGTTTTATTCAATGTTAAACTAGATATTTGAGCCGGTGAGTTTTGATAAGTTGGATCTTGCAGTttcctatattttattagaCTAACTGATTGCTTAGGTTATGACATACAATTTCTTTTAGTGAGTCTATTCTGGTGCTAAAGAATTTGTGTTCTTAGGGTATACCATTTTTTCATTCTGGAGATGAGATACTCCGCTCAAAATCACTGGACCGAGATTCATACAATTCTGGTGACTGGTTCAACAGGTATTTTCTACATATAATAACCATTGCTTCTCTTAGACTTGGCCATGCGAAAATAAGGATATCATATCATCTACTTCATTATGATGCTCTAAAAGTTACATTCATTCTTAAATCAATCCAGTTATTTTCCATCATTTAATGAAACTTACAATACGATTCCTTTTTGTGCACTCTTGATGTCAGGCTTGACTTTACATACAATAGTAATAATTGGGGTGTTGGACTTCCTCCtcaagagaaaaatgaaaagagcTGGCCATTGTAAGAATCTGAATTCTTTATTATTACCATTTATAAAATATGCTACACTGGATCACCAACTTACCTAGCAGTGTATGTTATAATTGTAGGACCTTTGGGTTATTGAATTTGTGATGTACGGTAATCCTATTGTTAATTTTCAGAATCAAACCAAGACTAGCAAACCCATCCTTCAAGCCTCAGAAGATTGACATTCTTGCTGCCATGGAAAATTTCTTGAACCTGCTACGTATAAGGTACTCTTCACCACTATTCCGCTTGAAGACAGCAAATGCTATCCAGGTTAGCCattttaaatttcttcttttatgaaattatttcttcttttagtGCCTTGATATAAATCTCCTTGtcagtgactaattattttaactatattttttcatttgacCAAGACATCAATATTTCATTCAGTTTCTGTTTTCTGATTCATTTTTACATCACCTTTGTTGTTGAAACAAGGTTTCaaatttcatgttattttaCCCCCTATTCAGTTTCCATCTTATGACAAGAGATAACTCATGCAAAAAAGCATGTTATGATGGTATACAAGTAAGCTTTTATCTGTGATATCTGCAGCAACGAGTAAGCTTTCACAATACAGGACCTTCATGGTTTTGTGGAGTCATAGTGATGAGCATTGAAGATGGTCACGATGGCTTTCCTGGGTTGTCTCAGCTGGATCCCATGTACGTTAAGAACTCTTTTGTAATGTTTTCATTTGAAGACTTTACATCCACTAGTTTTGTTGACAAATGGTGTTGGCAGATACTCCTTCATTGTGGTTGTCATCAACGCAAGTCCAAAAGAAGCATCATTTGTTAGCCCTGCCCTGCAATCCAGAAGCCTCCAGTTACATCCCATACAGGTACaagtaaaatttaagaatttaaatgATGAAAAGTTGAACATTAACCTACTATGTTTTGGAAAAATATTGGGTGAATTAGTCAACTTCAATGTTAGAAAACTTTTGCAGAGACTTTCAGTGTTTATGCAACTTTCAGTCTTTATGTTCATAATCTAGTTAGTTTGATTTTACCTTAACTTTGTTGCAGCTTAAGGTTGTAGGATTTACTAGTAATCATTGTTGTAACCGTTGTAACATAGTGATTTTTCTTCTGGACTCAACAATTAACAGAACACTAGAATTGAGAGACAAGAAAAGATCATGCTGCATATTGATTCATGCTTCTTTGATTTATTGAGGTAGGTTTATCCACTTATAATTTAAGCAATATTGGTGAACTCCTTTTTCTGCATTGTGTTACAGGTATCATCATCTGATGAAGTAGTTAAGAGCTCAAGATACGAGGCATCTTCTGGGTGTTTCGTTGTGCCTCAAAGGACAACCGCTGTGTTTGTGGAGCCAAGGAAAACATGAGTCACTTCTTCAGTCAAGAATGTAAAAGTTGCTTTGGGATGATTCTGTTGTGACTTTCACATACTGAAAACTTAGATTTAAGACATTAgctttactttttcttttcctctttcttcAAATACGTACTTGGTATATATTTgtgttcttgtttttcttttatgtcttcaatagtaataattattattattattaaaatatgtttatttttattttcaagaacctcctagaattattttagtcaataggaaattgttttttcttcctacgctctattatttattattaattgcaCTTAATGTATTCCGCAAAGCTCATTGTAGAAAAGAAAAGCTCGTTGTATATTCTGAATTTTTCAGAAACCTGAAAGATTTCTAGAACAAATAATTCGAAAgttacttttataaaagataaaattatcacATTAATTATTATGGGGTGTAACAAGAAAGTATGGTGTCCTGGCCCTCATTAGGAGATAGGCCCAGCCCAACTGTCCAACACGTGGACAGAGATTTCTTTTTCATCCTCATGCATATGAAGATTaggatataatatatatatatatatatatatatatata is a window from the Vigna unguiculata cultivar IT97K-499-35 chromosome 7, ASM411807v1, whole genome shotgun sequence genome containing:
- the LOC114191851 gene encoding pullulanase 1, chloroplastic, whose product is MLLLASSSSPCLSLSSVSHLHYHLPSSFPCRSLHLRFPPQATPLRLHTPPPLSCSLNSSSSVEQSASLSQMQNSLLYSRAYWVTESLIAWNVDVANGFSCHLFGSKNASLTIANGQIEGEDLRVELQKDRAGLPSNVLEKFPHIRGYKAFKLSSTLDVKSLLKSQLAVAIYDSDDKCSNCTGLQLPGVLDELFSYNGPLGALYSEEAVSLYLWAPTAQAVRAYIYKDPSGDDPIEIVCLEEENGVWRTKGPKSWEHCYYVYEVCVYHHSTLRVEKCYANDPYARGVSSDGRRTFLLNLDSDELKPEGWDHLANGKPTIHCFTDISLYEMHIRDFSATDLSVQPAFRGGYLAFTLQDSAGVLHLKRLSSAGISHVHLLPTFQFAGVDDQKENWRFVDTSILESFPPDSDQQQALITAIQNFDGYNWGYNPVLWGVPKGSYASNPNGPYRTIEFRKMVKALNHIGLRVVLDVVYNHLQGSGPSDEHSVLDKIVPGYYLRRNRDGFIENSTCINNTASEHFMVERLILDDLVHWALNYKIDGFRFDLMGHIMKRTMVKAKTALHSLTKEKDGVDGSSIYIYGEGWDFGEVAKNGRGINASQFNLPGTQIGSFNDRIRDAILGGSPFGNPLQQGFVTGLLLQPNGHDHGTEENAKSMLAASMDHIQIGMAANLRDFVLTNSKGEEVKGSEILTYDGTPVAYASCPIETINYVSAHDNETLFDIVSLKTPMDITVTERCRINHLATSIIALSQGIPFFHSGDEILRSKSLDRDSYNSGDWFNRLDFTYNSNNWGVGLPPQEKNEKSWPLIKPRLANPSFKPQKIDILAAMENFLNLLRIRYSSPLFRLKTANAIQQRVSFHNTGPSWFCGVIVMSIEDGHDGFPGLSQLDPIYSFIVVVINASPKEASFVSPALQSRSLQLHPIQVSSSDEVVKSSRYEASSGCFVVPQRTTAVFVEPRKT